From Helicoverpa zea isolate HzStark_Cry1AcR chromosome 23, ilHelZeax1.1, whole genome shotgun sequence, one genomic window encodes:
- the LOC124641996 gene encoding pro-corazonin-like, with the protein MVTNTTLLLIFVTIASVTAQTFQYSRGWTNGKRDGHKRTDDIREIAMNIDKFLSPCQINKLKYLLEGKPVTEKLLVPCDILDDEESPKRYTERTLDALIEAFH; encoded by the exons ATGGTAACCAACACGACACTACTCCTGATCTTCGTGACCATAGCATCAGTGACGGCACAGACCTTCCAGTACTCCCGAGGCTGGACGAACGGCAAGAGAGACGGCCACAAGAGAACTGATGACATCAGGGAGATAGCCATGAATATCGACAAGTTCCTCTCGCCCTGCCAGATTAATAAGCTCAAGTATCTGTTGGAAGGAAAGCCGGTTACTGAAAag ctgcTGGTGCCGTGCGACATCTTAGACGACGAAGAATCTCCAAAAAGATACACTGAACGAACCCTGGACGCGCTCATCGAAGCATTTCACTGA